A DNA window from Pseudomonas tohonis contains the following coding sequences:
- a CDS encoding YgdI/YgdR family lipoprotein, which yields MNQRIIPAFVLALGLVTLAGCSSPTVITLNDGREIQAVDKPDYDDDSGFYEFEQLDGKRAKVNKDQVRTIKEL from the coding sequence ATGAACCAGCGGATCATTCCCGCATTCGTGCTCGCGCTCGGCCTGGTCACCCTGGCCGGCTGCTCGTCCCCCACCGTGATCACCCTGAACGACGGCCGCGAGATCCAGGCCGTGGACAAGCCCGATTACGACGATGACTCCGGCTTCTACGAGTTCGAGCAACTCGACGGCAAGCGCGCCAAGGTCAACAAGGACCAGGTCCGCACCATCAAGGAACTCTGA
- the mobA gene encoding molybdenum cofactor guanylyltransferase MobA encodes MPGNAPLPCSVLLLAGGRGQRLGGRDKGLVEWRGRPLIAWLHAATRGLTDDLIISCNRNAERYAQWADQLVADESPDYPGPLAGIRAGLAAARHAHLLVLPCDAPLVDAALLDALLREAGDRPVMLHQGGFWEPLFSVLPRTLLPQIEHAWQSGERSPQRILRTLDPIAVECPVGDPRLANLNTPDLLETPRGSA; translated from the coding sequence ATGCCCGGCAACGCCCCCCTTCCCTGCTCTGTCCTGCTGCTCGCCGGCGGCCGTGGCCAGCGCCTGGGCGGCCGTGACAAGGGCCTGGTGGAGTGGCGTGGGCGGCCGCTGATCGCCTGGCTGCACGCCGCGACGCGCGGGCTCACCGACGACCTGATCATTTCCTGCAACCGCAACGCCGAGCGCTATGCGCAGTGGGCGGACCAGTTGGTGGCGGACGAGAGCCCCGACTACCCCGGCCCGCTGGCGGGCATCCGCGCGGGCCTCGCCGCCGCACGCCACGCGCACCTGCTGGTACTGCCCTGCGATGCGCCGCTGGTGGACGCCGCGCTGCTCGATGCGCTGCTGCGCGAGGCCGGCGACCGCCCGGTGATGCTGCACCAGGGCGGCTTCTGGGAACCGCTGTTCAGCGTGCTGCCGCGCACGCTTCTGCCGCAGATCGAGCACGCCTGGCAGTCCGGCGAGCGCAGCCCCCAGCGCATCCTCCGCACCCTCGACCCGATCGCCGTGGAATGCCCGGTGGGCGACCCACGCCTGGCCAACCTGAACACCCCGGACCTGCTGGAGACTCCGCGCGGGTCGGCATGA
- the moaB gene encoding molybdenum cofactor biosynthesis protein B, translated as MNHKAEAVFVPLDIAVLTVSDTRSLETDTSGQLFVDRLTAAGHRLAARVLLKDDLYKIRAQVATWIAEDQVQVVLITGGTGFTGRDSTPEAIACLLDKQVDGFGEYFRQISVADIGTSTMQSRALAGLANRTLVCSVPGSTNACRTAWDGILAEQLDNRHRPCNFVPHLTRVDACESRG; from the coding sequence ATGAACCACAAGGCCGAGGCGGTATTCGTGCCGCTCGATATCGCCGTCCTCACCGTCAGCGACACCCGCAGCCTGGAGACCGACACCTCCGGCCAGCTCTTCGTCGACCGCCTCACCGCCGCCGGCCACCGCCTCGCCGCCCGTGTGCTGCTCAAGGACGACCTGTACAAGATCCGCGCCCAGGTGGCGACCTGGATCGCCGAGGATCAGGTCCAGGTGGTGCTGATCACCGGCGGCACCGGTTTCACCGGCCGCGACAGCACCCCCGAGGCCATCGCCTGCCTGCTGGACAAGCAGGTGGACGGCTTCGGCGAGTACTTCCGGCAGATCTCGGTAGCCGACATCGGCACCTCCACCATGCAGTCCCGCGCCCTGGCCGGCCTCGCCAACCGCACCCTGGTGTGCAGCGTCCCGGGTTCCACCAACGCCTGCCGCACCGCCTGGGACGGCATCCTCGCCGAGCAGCTGGACAACCGTCACCGCCCTTGCAATTTCGTGCCGCACCTGACCCGCGTCGACGCCTGCGAGAGCCGCGGATGA
- the glp gene encoding gephyrin-like molybdotransferase Glp gives MSGCDHPGLMPVEEAQARLLKLAGEAPIREQEDVALADADGRVLAEPLVAGLDLPPWDNSAMDGYALRLADWTGEPLVVSQRIQAGSAPGPLQPGTCARIFTGAPLPEGADTVEMQENAEVLDDGRVRFLETLKAGQNVRPKGQETRTGETVLDAGTLMGPIEMGLAATLGVARLQVRRRPRVAVLSTGDELVAPGQPLGPGQIYNSNRTLLIAWLRRLGCEVVDGGILADDLELTRKALGELTGVDLILSTGGVSVGEADFLGVVLREAGELALWKLAIKPGKPLTFGHFQGVPVIGLPGNPASTLVTFGLLTRPYLLRRLGVDKVAPLGFPVPAGFTWSKPGNRREYLRARLENGRAVIYRNQSSGVLRSAAWAEGLVEVLEGTTLAEGDALRFIPLSELHA, from the coding sequence ATGAGTGGCTGCGACCACCCCGGCCTGATGCCGGTGGAGGAGGCCCAGGCGCGGCTGCTGAAGCTGGCCGGGGAGGCCCCGATCCGCGAGCAGGAGGACGTCGCCCTGGCCGATGCCGATGGGCGCGTGCTGGCCGAGCCGCTGGTGGCCGGGCTCGACCTGCCGCCCTGGGACAACAGCGCGATGGATGGCTACGCGCTGCGCCTGGCCGACTGGACCGGCGAGCCGCTGGTGGTCAGCCAGCGCATCCAGGCGGGCAGTGCCCCCGGCCCGCTGCAGCCGGGAACCTGTGCGCGCATCTTCACCGGCGCGCCCTTGCCCGAGGGCGCCGACACGGTGGAGATGCAGGAGAACGCCGAGGTGCTCGACGATGGCCGCGTGCGTTTCCTCGAAACCCTCAAGGCGGGGCAGAACGTACGCCCCAAGGGCCAGGAGACCCGTACCGGCGAAACGGTGCTGGACGCCGGCACCCTGATGGGCCCCATCGAGATGGGCCTGGCCGCCACCCTGGGCGTCGCGCGCCTGCAGGTGCGCAGGCGGCCCCGCGTGGCCGTGCTCTCCACCGGCGACGAACTGGTGGCGCCGGGCCAGCCGCTCGGCCCGGGGCAGATCTACAACAGCAACCGCACCCTGCTGATCGCCTGGCTGCGTCGCCTGGGCTGCGAGGTGGTCGATGGCGGCATCCTCGCCGACGACCTGGAGCTGACCCGCAAGGCCCTGGGCGAGTTGACCGGCGTCGACCTGATCCTCTCCACCGGCGGGGTGTCCGTCGGCGAGGCGGATTTCCTCGGCGTGGTCCTGCGTGAAGCGGGCGAGCTGGCGCTGTGGAAACTGGCGATCAAGCCGGGCAAGCCGCTGACCTTCGGTCATTTCCAGGGCGTGCCGGTGATCGGCCTGCCGGGCAACCCGGCATCCACCCTGGTGACCTTCGGCCTCTTGACCCGGCCCTACCTGCTGCGCCGCCTCGGCGTGGACAAGGTCGCGCCCCTGGGCTTCCCGGTACCGGCCGGCTTCACCTGGAGCAAGCCGGGCAACCGCCGCGAATACCTGCGCGCCCGCCTCGAAAACGGTCGCGCGGTGATCTACCGCAACCAGAGCTCCGGCGTCCTGCGCAGCGCCGCCTGGGCCGAAGGCCTGGTGGAAGTGCTCGAAGGCACCACCCTGGCCGAAGGCGACGCCCTGCGCTTCATCCCCCTGAGCGAACTACACGCCTGA
- a CDS encoding AraC family transcriptional regulator, producing the protein MDSLGYTSVPALLKYLRHAEHLGLDVAAALDAAGIRAEELADNGKRMPSEAHERLLEHLMAVSGDPLFGLHSARFVQPGSWSVLGYITMNCATLGEAMSRIVPYEKLVGDMGTSRIEAAEEHIRLIWNCRHEAPEIRRHMVENVLASWLLYARWIADMERSPREVWFEHAQPAGTRLEDYEEVFGCPVRFGQTCNALLVPLEYLGVPLRQADANLLRTLEEHALALMAGLDQDEPLPQRVKNALRLLLKDGLPRKERVAEKFHMTVRTLQRHLQQAGTSYQQILDELRQELAEHYLLRSDLAIQDIASYLGFTESRSFHRSFKTWTGQTPGEYREAKRQG; encoded by the coding sequence ATGGATTCCCTCGGCTACACATCCGTCCCCGCCCTGCTCAAGTACCTGCGCCACGCCGAGCACCTCGGCCTGGACGTGGCCGCTGCGCTCGACGCCGCCGGCATCCGCGCCGAGGAGCTGGCCGACAACGGCAAGCGCATGCCCAGCGAGGCCCACGAGCGCCTGCTGGAGCACCTGATGGCGGTCTCCGGCGACCCGCTGTTCGGCCTGCATTCCGCGCGCTTCGTGCAGCCGGGCTCGTGGAGCGTGCTCGGCTACATCACCATGAACTGCGCCACCCTGGGCGAGGCGATGAGCCGCATCGTCCCCTACGAGAAACTGGTGGGCGACATGGGCACCAGCCGCATCGAGGCTGCCGAGGAGCACATCCGCCTGATCTGGAACTGCCGCCACGAAGCCCCGGAGATCCGCCGCCACATGGTGGAAAACGTGCTCGCCTCCTGGCTGCTCTACGCCCGCTGGATCGCCGACATGGAGCGCTCGCCCCGCGAGGTCTGGTTCGAGCACGCCCAGCCCGCCGGCACCCGACTGGAGGACTACGAGGAGGTCTTCGGCTGCCCGGTCCGCTTCGGCCAGACCTGCAACGCCCTGCTGGTACCCCTGGAATACCTCGGCGTGCCCCTGCGCCAGGCCGACGCCAACCTGCTGCGCACCCTGGAAGAGCACGCCCTGGCGCTGATGGCCGGGCTGGACCAGGACGAGCCGCTGCCGCAACGGGTGAAGAACGCCCTGCGCTTGCTGCTCAAGGACGGCCTGCCGCGCAAGGAGCGGGTCGCGGAAAAATTCCACATGACGGTGCGCACCCTGCAGCGCCACCTGCAGCAGGCCGGCACCAGCTACCAGCAGATCCTCGACGAACTGCGCCAGGAACTCGCCGAGCACTACCTGCTGCGCAGCGACCTGGCCATCCAGGACATCGCCAGCTACCTCGGCTTCACCGAGTCACGCTCCTTCCACCGCAGCTTCAAGACCTGGACCGGGCAGACCCCGGGGGAATACCGCGAGGCTAAGCGACAGGGTTAA
- a CDS encoding FAD-binding oxidoreductase, whose amino-acid sequence MRRWNGWGDESTVVELPANGTDFLAQRVGAGQRLDDATLAQVLAQVPPSRLPPHVLVSQDAEERVRHARGQSLPDWLAMREGRFEVFPDGVAYPETAEDIRQLMAWAKKHDVVLIPYGGGTSVAGHINPQAGERPVLTLSLERMSRLLDLDEQSLIATFGPGANGPQVESQLRARGYTLGHFPQSWELSTIGGWVASRSSGQQSLRYGRIEQLFAGGTLETFDGPLELPTFPASAAGPDLREVVLGSEGRFGVISEVRVRVTRLADQESFYAVFLPSWEQALAGIRALAQARVPLSMLRLSNAIETETQLALAGHPEQIALLEKYLAFRGARTGKCMLTFGVTGNRQQNAVSLRQAKKLLKGFGGVFTGTLLGKKWAENRFRFPYLRHGLWDAGYVVDTLETATDWINVDTLLNKVEASLREGLAEEGERVHVFTHLSHVYGEGSSIYTTYVFRPGASYEQALQRWSRLKRAASEVIAHNRGTISHQHGVGRDHAPWLPVEKGERGMAVLKALAGHFDPEGRLAPGVLIQD is encoded by the coding sequence ATGCGACGCTGGAACGGCTGGGGCGACGAGTCGACCGTGGTGGAACTGCCGGCCAATGGCACGGATTTTCTCGCTCAGCGCGTCGGCGCCGGCCAGCGCCTGGACGATGCCACCCTCGCGCAGGTGCTGGCCCAGGTGCCGCCCTCGCGGCTGCCGCCCCACGTGCTGGTCAGCCAGGACGCCGAGGAGCGCGTGCGTCATGCCCGTGGCCAGAGCCTGCCGGACTGGCTGGCGATGCGCGAAGGCCGCTTCGAGGTGTTCCCCGACGGCGTCGCCTACCCGGAGACCGCCGAGGACATCCGCCAACTGATGGCCTGGGCGAAGAAGCACGATGTGGTGCTCATCCCCTACGGTGGCGGCACCTCGGTGGCCGGCCACATCAACCCGCAGGCCGGCGAGCGCCCGGTGCTGACGCTTTCCCTGGAGCGCATGAGCCGCCTGCTGGACCTGGACGAGCAAAGCCTGATCGCCACCTTCGGCCCCGGTGCCAACGGCCCGCAGGTGGAAAGCCAGCTGCGCGCCAGGGGCTACACCCTCGGCCACTTCCCGCAGTCCTGGGAGCTCTCGACCATCGGCGGCTGGGTCGCCAGCCGTTCCAGCGGGCAGCAGTCCCTGCGCTACGGGCGCATCGAGCAGCTGTTCGCCGGCGGCACCCTGGAAACCTTCGACGGCCCGCTGGAGCTGCCGACCTTCCCGGCATCCGCCGCGGGGCCGGACCTGCGCGAGGTGGTGCTGGGCTCCGAGGGCCGTTTCGGGGTGATCTCCGAGGTGCGCGTGCGGGTCACCCGCCTGGCCGACCAGGAAAGCTTCTACGCCGTGTTCCTGCCGAGCTGGGAGCAGGCCCTGGCAGGCATCCGCGCGCTGGCCCAGGCCCGCGTGCCGTTGTCGATGCTGCGCCTGTCCAACGCCATCGAGACCGAGACCCAGCTGGCCCTGGCCGGCCACCCCGAGCAGATCGCCCTGCTGGAGAAGTACCTGGCCTTCCGCGGTGCGCGCACCGGCAAGTGCATGCTCACCTTCGGCGTCACCGGCAACCGCCAGCAGAACGCCGTGTCGCTGCGCCAGGCGAAGAAGCTGCTCAAGGGCTTCGGCGGCGTGTTCACCGGCACCCTGCTGGGCAAGAAGTGGGCGGAGAACCGCTTCCGCTTCCCCTACCTGCGCCACGGCCTGTGGGATGCCGGCTACGTGGTCGACACCCTGGAGACCGCCACCGACTGGATCAACGTCGACACCCTGCTGAACAAGGTGGAGGCCAGCCTGCGCGAGGGGCTGGCGGAGGAGGGCGAGCGCGTCCACGTCTTCACCCACCTGTCCCACGTCTATGGCGAGGGTTCCAGCATCTACACCACCTACGTGTTCCGCCCCGGTGCCAGCTACGAGCAGGCCCTGCAGCGCTGGAGCCGGCTCAAGCGCGCGGCCAGCGAGGTGATCGCGCACAACCGCGGCACCATCAGCCACCAGCACGGCGTGGGCCGTGACCACGCGCCCTGGCTGCCGGTGGAGAAGGGCGAGCGCGGCATGGCGGTGCTCAAGGCGCTGGCCGGGCATTTCGACCCCGAGGGCCGCCTGGCCCCCGGCGTGCTGATCCAGGATTGA
- a CDS encoding glycerol-3-phosphate dehydrogenase/oxidase — MQPWNAAWRERALPELAARDWDLIVVGGGITGAGILREAARRGWKCLLLEQRDFAWGTSSRSSKMVHGGLRYIAKGQFGLTRDSVRERQRLLAEAPGLVDPLSFVMPHRGGFPGPRVFGSLLAVYDALAGKRNHLYHSLQQLRFLTPGLDEAKLQGGTQFFDAVTDDARLVMRVLAEARRDGGEALNGVRVVELTREQGQVTGLVAEDIESGRRFSLRTRAVAQATGAWADRLRLREGSEHIRPLRGSHLLLPGWRLPLAHAISFMHPDDGRPVFVFPWEGATVVGTTDLDHREELDLDARISPGEVDYLLAACREQFPAAAIGRADVLSTWAGVRPVVSDGEGSLKPSDETREHALWIEPGCVTLAGGKLTTFRLLALEVLRACAAFTGRAVDDLGAAVFTPAPGTSLAGLGPLGHRRLAGRHGPELAAIARLVEALGSDRVGATDTLWAELAWAAEGEMVLHLDDLLLRRTRLGLLLPGGGAALMPRIRALCQARLGWSDARWEDEERAYAALWQRSYSLPAE; from the coding sequence ATGCAGCCCTGGAACGCGGCCTGGCGCGAGCGCGCGCTGCCGGAGCTGGCGGCGCGGGACTGGGACCTGATCGTCGTCGGCGGTGGCATCACTGGTGCCGGCATCCTCCGCGAGGCGGCCAGGCGGGGCTGGAAGTGCCTGCTGCTGGAGCAGCGCGATTTCGCCTGGGGCACCTCCAGCCGCTCTTCGAAGATGGTCCACGGCGGCCTGCGCTACATCGCCAAGGGCCAGTTCGGCCTGACCCGCGACTCGGTGCGCGAGCGCCAGCGCCTGCTGGCCGAGGCGCCGGGACTGGTCGATCCGCTGAGCTTCGTCATGCCCCACCGCGGCGGCTTTCCCGGCCCCCGCGTGTTCGGCAGCCTGCTGGCGGTCTACGACGCCCTGGCCGGCAAGCGCAACCACCTCTATCACTCGCTGCAGCAATTGCGCTTCCTCACTCCCGGGCTGGATGAGGCGAAGCTGCAGGGCGGCACGCAGTTCTTCGACGCGGTCACCGACGACGCGCGCCTGGTGATGCGCGTGCTGGCCGAGGCCCGCCGCGACGGCGGCGAGGCGCTCAACGGTGTACGCGTGGTGGAACTGACCCGCGAGCAAGGCCAGGTCACCGGCCTTGTGGCGGAAGACATCGAGAGCGGCCGGCGCTTTTCACTGCGCACCCGCGCCGTGGCCCAGGCCACCGGCGCCTGGGCCGATCGCCTGCGCCTTCGCGAGGGCAGCGAGCACATCCGCCCGTTGCGTGGCAGCCACCTGCTGCTGCCCGGCTGGCGCCTGCCGCTGGCCCACGCCATCAGCTTCATGCACCCGGACGATGGCCGGCCGGTGTTCGTCTTCCCCTGGGAAGGCGCGACCGTGGTCGGCACCACCGACCTGGACCACCGCGAAGAACTGGACCTGGATGCGCGCATCAGCCCCGGGGAAGTCGACTACCTGCTGGCCGCCTGCCGCGAGCAGTTCCCGGCCGCCGCCATCGGGCGCGCAGACGTGCTCTCCACCTGGGCCGGCGTGCGTCCGGTGGTGAGCGATGGCGAAGGCTCGCTGAAGCCTTCCGACGAGACGCGTGAACACGCGCTGTGGATCGAACCCGGCTGCGTGACCCTGGCCGGCGGCAAGCTGACCACCTTCCGCCTGCTGGCGCTGGAAGTGCTGCGTGCCTGTGCGGCCTTCACCGGCCGTGCCGTGGACGATCTCGGCGCGGCGGTGTTCACCCCGGCGCCGGGAACGAGCCTGGCAGGCCTGGGGCCCCTGGGTCATCGGCGCCTGGCGGGGCGGCACGGCCCCGAGCTCGCCGCCATCGCGCGGCTGGTCGAGGCGCTGGGCAGCGATCGCGTCGGCGCCACCGATACGCTCTGGGCGGAACTCGCCTGGGCGGCCGAGGGCGAAATGGTGCTGCACCTGGACGACCTGCTGCTGCGTCGGACCCGCCTGGGCCTGTTGCTGCCTGGCGGCGGCGCGGCGCTGATGCCGCGTATCCGGGCGCTGTGCCAAGCGCGCCTGGGCTGGAGCGACGCGCGCTGGGAAGACGAGGAACGGGCCTATGCTGCGCTCTGGCAGCGCAGCTACAGCCTGCCCGCAGAATAA
- a CDS encoding FGGY-family carbohydrate kinase, translated as MSEKSYLLAIDNGTQSVRALLFDLDGNLVGKGKVPLEAYYSRQPGWAEQDPEYYWSSLAEACRLLWESVDIDRSLIRGVSVTTQRGTVINVDEQGQPLRPAIIWLDQRRAEVEGRIKGPWGWLFRLLRIEGTVDYFRAQAEVNWVSQHQPDIWQRTHKVLLLSGFLTHRLCGRYVDSVACQVAYLPFDYKRLDWASPKDWKWQAMPVRREQLPDLFKPGERLGSISAEASRLTGIPEGLPLIAAGADKACEVMGSGGVEPDTACLSYGTTATINTTRRSYLETIPLIPPYPAAIPDHFNTEVMIYRGFWMVSWFKQEFGLREMQRAKELGVEPEALFDELVDSVPPGSMGLMLQPYWTPGIREPGLEAKGSIIGFGDVHTRAHIYRAILEGLAYALRQGKERIEKRSGTPIRRLRVSGGGSQSDAAMQLTADIFGLPAERPHVYETSGLGAAIDCAVGLGLHPDFPTAIRAMTRVGQVFHPDPQAQRTYERLYQGVYQRMYRQLKPLYHKIREITGYPA; from the coding sequence GTGAGCGAGAAGAGCTACCTGCTGGCGATAGACAACGGCACCCAGAGCGTGCGCGCGCTGCTGTTCGACCTGGACGGCAACCTGGTGGGCAAGGGCAAGGTGCCGCTGGAGGCCTATTACTCCCGGCAGCCCGGCTGGGCCGAGCAGGACCCGGAGTACTACTGGTCGAGCCTCGCCGAAGCCTGCCGCCTGCTGTGGGAGTCCGTGGACATCGACCGCAGCCTGATCCGTGGCGTCTCGGTCACCACCCAGCGCGGCACGGTGATCAACGTCGACGAGCAGGGCCAGCCGCTGCGCCCGGCGATCATCTGGCTGGACCAGCGCCGCGCCGAGGTCGAGGGGCGTATCAAGGGCCCCTGGGGCTGGCTGTTCCGCCTGCTGCGCATCGAAGGCACGGTGGACTATTTCCGCGCCCAGGCCGAGGTGAACTGGGTGTCGCAGCACCAGCCGGACATCTGGCAGCGGACGCACAAGGTGTTGCTGCTGTCGGGCTTCCTCACCCATCGCCTGTGTGGCCGCTACGTGGATTCGGTGGCCTGCCAGGTGGCCTACCTGCCGTTCGACTACAAGCGCCTGGACTGGGCCTCGCCCAAGGACTGGAAGTGGCAGGCGATGCCGGTGCGCCGCGAGCAGTTGCCGGACCTGTTCAAGCCCGGCGAGCGCCTGGGCAGCATCAGCGCCGAGGCCAGCCGCCTGACCGGTATCCCCGAGGGCCTGCCGCTGATCGCCGCCGGCGCCGACAAGGCCTGCGAGGTGATGGGCTCGGGCGGGGTGGAGCCGGACACGGCGTGCCTGTCCTACGGCACCACGGCGACCATCAACACCACCCGGCGCAGCTACCTGGAGACGATTCCCTTGATCCCGCCCTACCCGGCGGCGATCCCCGATCACTTCAACACCGAGGTGATGATCTACCGCGGTTTCTGGATGGTCAGCTGGTTCAAGCAGGAGTTCGGCCTGCGCGAGATGCAACGGGCCAAGGAGCTGGGCGTGGAGCCCGAGGCGCTGTTCGATGAACTGGTCGACAGCGTGCCGCCGGGCTCCATGGGGCTGATGCTGCAGCCCTACTGGACGCCGGGTATCCGCGAGCCGGGGCTGGAGGCCAAAGGCTCGATCATCGGTTTCGGTGACGTGCACACCCGCGCGCACATTTACCGCGCCATCCTCGAGGGCCTGGCGTATGCGCTGCGCCAGGGCAAGGAGCGCATCGAGAAGCGCTCGGGCACGCCGATCAGGCGCCTGCGTGTCTCCGGTGGCGGCTCGCAAAGCGATGCGGCCATGCAGTTGACGGCGGATATCTTCGGCCTGCCGGCCGAGCGTCCGCATGTCTACGAAACCTCGGGGCTGGGCGCGGCCATCGATTGCGCGGTGGGGCTGGGGCTGCACCCGGACTTTCCCACGGCGATCCGCGCCATGACCCGTGTCGGCCAGGTGTTCCACCCGGACCCGCAGGCGCAGCGCACCTACGAGCGGCTCTACCAGGGCGTTTACCAGCGCATGTACCGGCAGCTGAAGCCGCTGTACCATAAGATCCGCGAGATCACCGGGTATCCGGCGTGA